The following proteins are encoded in a genomic region of Oncorhynchus keta strain PuntledgeMale-10-30-2019 chromosome 35, Oket_V2, whole genome shotgun sequence:
- the msh4 gene encoding mutS protein homolog 4, which yields MPSVRIDSQVRSLQAPRSGRARVGIQPGRIVSAQRSWPPLRLFGPGYPAPALRMMSPVHQQSPVRPVPAPCTYQVSSQDELCQLYAPGLRCASTVQCVLRWLYALCLQCADSPVRPVPALHTHRARVGIQPGRVVAAPLTRLPVRLLSPHRGVDTWQHHGLRKKLGAVTFGSSRRTKWACVTRSWINICRAAHKSFRGGRTSSSVPPSSGSSFCGTPRLMGGTPRLGRTPGLAGALGIHPAGTPQTEPSVTTSCSSVTSTTAASVIVAVVEGRGLARGEIGMASINLKCPELVLYQFADTGTYAKVITKLHILVPLEILMPDTASEKGKGTKLYSLITENFQSVAFTAIQRKYFNERKGLEYIQQLSAPEYSTVIMEVQAKYYCLAAAAALLKYFEFIQNSIYAPKSLKVSFKGSEHTAMIDSASATNLELVVNNRDHRSEHTLLGVLNYTKTPGGGRRLRSNILEPLLDVDTINIRLDTIQELLQDEELFFGLKNAIGHFLDIDQLLSVLVQIPKQETVQVAESKITHVIQLKHTLELVPPLRMVLKNCNTALLKAYSSSLEDNRFDMILEQIKSVINDDTSYMKGSLNMRTQKCYAVRPNINEFLDIARRAYTEIVDDIAGLVDQVGEKYGLPIRTSFSTARGFFIQMKLEGVALPDGELPADFIKVTKHKNNYSFTTADLMKMNDRCDEALREIFHMSYVVVCQLLNTVHEHIHCLYKLSDAVSMLDMLLSLANACTISDYVRPEFTDTLAIKQGRHPILERIVGQQPVSNNSYISEGSNFVIITGPNMSGKSTYLKQVALCQIMAQIGSFVPAEYASFRIADQIFTRIGVDDDFETNSSTFMVEMKEVSYLIHNVSDRSLIIIDELGRGTSAEEGVGICHSVCEFLLSLRAFTLFATHFLELCELETLYPNVENQHMEVQHTRTGDTGTERVIYTFLLSRGSSEERNYGLRAAEMTALPSTIIQEAKAISSKVSQQLLAKHHSDPEMQRQRAVYHLATRLLQTARNSRLDPDSLRIYLKGLKRHYEAELQVIGEPVSMETEEE from the exons ATGCCTTCAGTGCGCATCGACAGCCAGGTGCGCTCTTTGCAAGCTCCCCGCAGTGGCcgtgctagagtgggcattcagccaggaCGGATTGTGTCGGCTCAGCGTTCCTGGCCTCCATTGCGTCTCTTTGgcccaggttatcctgcgccagCTCTACGCATGATGTCCCCAGTTCACCAGCAAAGCCCAGTGCGGCCTGTTCCAGCTCCCTGCACTTACCAGGTATCCAGCCAGGATGAGTTatgccagctctacgctccaggCCTCCGgtgcgcctccacggtccagTGTGTCCTGCGCTGGCTCTACGCACTTTGCCTCCAGTGCGCcgacagcccagtgcgtcctgtgccagccctcCACACTCACCGAGCTAGAgtgggtatccagccaggacgtgTTGTGGCAGCTCCACTCACTAGGCTGCCAGTACGTCtcctcagtccg CACAGAGGAGTTGACACCTGGCAACACCACGGACTCCGGAAGAAGCTCGGTGCTGTCACCTTTGGATCATCGAGGCGGACAAAGTGGGCCTGTGTCACTCGGTCGTGGATCAACATCTGCAGGGCAGCTCACAAGAG CTTCAGAGGGGGAAGGACAAGTTCATCTGTCCCACCATCCAGTGGCTCCTCATTCTGTGGGACCCCCAGACTCATGGGGGGGACCCCCAGACTTGGGAGGACCCCAGGCTTAGCTGGGGCTCTAGGCATACACCCTGCAGGGACGCCACAGACTGAACCCTCTG TGACCACTAGCTGCTCCTCTGTGACATCGACCACTGCTGCCTCTGTGATTGTGGCGGTGGTAGAAGGGCGTGGATTGGCCAGGGGGGAGATTGGCATGGCCAGTATCAACCTGAAATGCCCAGAGCTGGTCCTCTATCAGTTTGCAGACACTGGGACCTATGCCAAG GTTATCACCAAGCTTCACATCCTGGTGCCACTCGAGATACTGATGCCAGACACTGCCAGTGAGAAAGGCAAAGGGACCAAGCTATACAGCCTAATCACAGAAAACTTTCAG TCAGTAGCTTTCACTGCAATCCAGAGAAAGTACTTCAATGAGAGAAAAGGGCTGGAATACATCCAGCAACTGTCTGCACCAGAGTACAGCACTGTTATTATGGAGGTGCAAGCTAA ATACTATTGCCTGGCAGCTGCGGCTGCTTTACTGAAATACTTTGAGTTCATTCAGAACTCCATTTATGCACCAAAGTCACTGAAAGTAAGCTTCAAAGGGAGTGAGCATACTGCCATGATCGACTCAGCGTCTGCCACTAACCTGGAGCTGGTTGTCAACAACAGGGACCACAG gagtgAACATACCCTGTTAGGGGTTCTGAACTACACCAAAACCCCTGGTGGGGGAAGGAGGCTGCGCTCTAACATTCTAGAGCCCTTGCTGGATGTCGATACCATAAACATACGTCTAGACACCATTCAAGAGCTGTTACAGGATGAGGAGCTCTTCTTTGGCTTAAAGAATG CCATTGGACATTTTCTGGATATAGACCAACTGCTCTCTGTTCTTGTCCAGATCCCCAAGCAGGAAACG GTTCAAGTTGCAGAGTCAAAGATTACACATGTGATTCAGCTGAAGCATACTCTGGAGTTGGTACCACCACTGAGG ATGGTGCTGAAGAACTGTAACACTGCTCTGCTGAAGGCTTACAGCAGCTCACTGGAGGACAACAG GTTTGACATGATCCTGGAGCAGATCAAGTCAGTGATTAATGATGACACCAGCTACATGAAGGGGAGCCTCAACATGCGCACACAGAAGTGCTACGCTGTGCGCCCCAACATCAACGAGTTCCTGGACATTGCCCGGCGAGCCTACACTGAGATTGTGGATGACATTGCAG GGCTGGTTGACCAGGTGGGGGAGAAGTATGGCTTGCCGATACGCACCAGCTTCAGCACAGCTCGAGGCTTCTTCATCCAGATGAAACTGGAGGGGGTAGCTTTACCTGATGGGGAACTCCCAGCTGACTTCATCAAG GTGACGAAGCACAAGAACAACTACAGCTTCACCACAGCAGACCTGATGAAGATGAATGATCGCTGTGATGAGGCCCTGAGGGAAATATTTCACATGTCCTATGT GGTGGTGTGTCAGCTGCTGAATACAGTTCATGAGCATATCCACTGTCTTTACAAACTGTCCGATGCTGTGTCCATGCTAGACATGCTGCTGTCACTAGCCAATGCATGCACCATCTCAGACTATG TGCGTCCTGAGTTTACAGACACACTGGCCATCAAGCAGGGTCGTCACCCCATTCTGGAGCGCATCGTTGGCCAGCAGCCCGTGTCCAACAACAGCTACATCTCTGAGGGCAGCAACTTTGTCATCATCACTGGGCCCAACATGAGCGGCAAGTCCACCTACCTCAAACAGGTGGCGCTGTGCCAGATCATGGCTCAGATAG GCTCCTTTGTCCCTGCTGAGTATGCCTCCTTCCGCATTGCTGACCAGATTTTCACCAGAATCGGGGTGGATGACGACTTTGAGACTAACTCCTCAACCTTTATGGTGGAAATGAAGGAG GTCTCATATTTAATCCATAATGTGAGTGATAGGTCTCTCATTATCATAGACGAGCTTGGGCGTGGTACTAGTGCTGAGGAGGGTGTCGGcatctgtcactctgtctgcgaATTCCTCCTTAGCCTCAGG GCGTTCACGCTGTTCGCCACACACTTCCTGGAACTATGTGAGTTGGAGACATTGTACCCCAATGTGGAAAACCAGCACATGGAGGTTCAGCACACCCGCACTGGTGACACGGGTACAGAGCGTGTCATCTATACCTTCCTGCTGAGCCGTGGAAGCTCTGAGGAAAGAAACTACG GTCTGAGGGCTGCGGAGATGACTGCACTGCCTTCAACCATAATCCAAGAAGCAAAGGCGATTAGCTCTAAAGTCAGCCAACAGCTCTTG GCCAAGCACCACAGTGATCCGGAAATGCAACGGCAGAGAGCAGTGTACCACCTGGCCACTCGGCTCCTGCAGACAGCCAGGAACTCCAGGCTGGACCCTGACAGCCTACGCATCTATCTGAAGGGCCTGAAGAGACACTATGAAGCAGAGCTGCAGGTCATAGGAGAGCCTGTGTCCATGGAGACAGAGGAAGAATGA